A stretch of Actinomycetota bacterium DNA encodes these proteins:
- a CDS encoding AMP-binding protein: protein MNLGLRARALLEPKRTALVTSDDRVSFADLCARACRAANVLRERGVVAEDAVAVALRNSVEFYEIAAGAALLGADVVPVPWRSQRDEVHYLVEDSRARVLVVESDFAFTDLPSMPLDEYRALVAAASVEPPPGARDLAPISLRHYTSGTTGRPKAVVRAPLDARVQLEGIPRHLALFGVDDPSGVHLVCGPLYHTAPLSFSCQALQAGQTVVLPERFDPAQTLALIESERVTWTFMVPIHLARILRLERRDADLSSLRRVLHAGAPCPEEVKRRALEFFPEGTLWEFYGTTEGRAALISPGEWLAHPGSVGRALPGVTVRILNDDGKDAAPGETGLVYFSPADGRRFEYAGAPDKTARAWRGDVFTVGDIGTLDADGYLYLTDRSQDVIITGGANVYPAEVESVLHAHPGVADVAVIGIPDEEWGESVHAIIEASPGTEAGPAELIEFCRARLAHFKCPRTVDLVDRLPRDPNGKVRKRELREPFWSGRARRI, encoded by the coding sequence ATGAATCTAGGACTACGCGCGCGCGCCCTGCTTGAACCCAAACGAACCGCATTGGTCACCAGTGACGATCGGGTGTCTTTCGCCGACCTCTGCGCGCGCGCCTGCCGCGCCGCGAACGTCCTTCGCGAGCGCGGTGTCGTAGCCGAAGACGCGGTGGCCGTCGCGCTGCGCAATAGCGTCGAGTTCTACGAGATCGCGGCCGGCGCCGCTTTGCTCGGCGCCGACGTGGTTCCAGTGCCCTGGCGTTCGCAGCGCGACGAGGTTCACTACTTGGTCGAAGACTCGCGCGCGCGCGTCCTGGTTGTCGAGAGCGACTTCGCTTTCACGGACCTACCCTCTATGCCCCTGGACGAGTACCGGGCTTTGGTCGCTGCGGCGTCGGTGGAACCGCCGCCGGGCGCGCGTGACCTTGCTCCGATCTCACTTCGCCACTACACCTCGGGAACCACCGGCCGGCCCAAGGCCGTTGTGCGCGCGCCTCTGGACGCGCGCGTACAACTCGAAGGGATCCCGCGCCACCTCGCGCTGTTCGGCGTCGACGACCCGAGCGGCGTCCACCTGGTCTGCGGGCCGCTTTACCACACCGCTCCACTGTCATTCTCTTGTCAAGCTCTGCAGGCCGGACAGACGGTGGTCTTGCCCGAACGGTTCGACCCGGCGCAGACACTCGCGCTGATCGAGAGCGAGCGCGTCACGTGGACCTTCATGGTGCCGATCCACCTCGCGCGAATCCTGCGTCTGGAGCGACGAGACGCCGACCTGTCGTCACTGCGACGAGTCCTTCACGCCGGCGCGCCGTGCCCCGAGGAAGTGAAACGGCGCGCGCTCGAGTTCTTCCCCGAAGGCACGCTGTGGGAGTTCTATGGAACCACCGAAGGGCGTGCCGCGCTGATCTCGCCCGGCGAGTGGCTCGCACACCCCGGAAGCGTCGGGCGCGCGCTCCCGGGTGTGACCGTGCGCATCTTGAACGACGACGGCAAGGACGCCGCACCGGGTGAAACCGGACTCGTGTATTTCTCGCCGGCCGACGGCCGACGGTTCGAATACGCCGGAGCGCCCGACAAGACCGCGCGCGCCTGGCGCGGCGACGTCTTTACCGTCGGCGACATCGGCACGCTCGACGCGGACGGCTATCTGTACCTGACCGACCGAAGCCAAGACGTGATCATCACCGGAGGCGCGAACGTTTACCCGGCCGAGGTCGAGTCGGTCCTGCACGCGCACCCCGGCGTCGCCGACGTAGCGGTGATCGGGATCCCCGACGAGGAGTGGGGCGAGTCCGTTCACGCCATCATCGAAGCAAGCCCGGGGACCGAGGCCGGCCCGGCCGAGTTGATCGAGTTCTGCCGAGCGCGCCTGGCGCACTTCAAGTGCCCACGCACAGTTGACCTGGTTGACCGGCTCCCGCGCGACCCCAACGGCAAAGTCCGCAAGCGGGAGCTGAGGGAGCCGTTTTGGAGCGGGCGCGCGCGCCGGATCTAG
- the pdhA gene encoding pyruvate dehydrogenase (acetyl-transferring) E1 component subunit alpha, with protein MKGFVDPASLPADSVEILRPDGTLVPDHGYDVGLKEQDLREIYRLMVLTRRVDQESTNLQRQGELGVYTPSLGQEAAQIGAAYALQDQDWVFPSYRELGFALARGIDPAHIMHLFRGTWHGGLWDYREHRFAPYSVPIASQALHAVGFAKGAKLDGKDCVTIACFGDGATSEGDFHEACNFAGVWRAPVVFFCQNNQYAISVPLAKQTAAIAIAHKALGYGFPGVRVDGNDVLACYVVVREALRRARAGEGPTLVEALTYRRGPHSTADDPTRYRSNEELAKWEALDPLARFRSYCETEQVLDEEFVQQCNDEGDRTATQLRRDIVGAGPLDPKLLFEHVYNEMPPTLVRQQQAYIREHEGGI; from the coding sequence ATGAAGGGATTCGTCGATCCGGCCTCGTTGCCGGCCGATTCGGTCGAGATCTTGCGGCCGGACGGCACACTCGTTCCCGATCACGGGTACGACGTCGGGCTGAAAGAACAAGACCTTCGCGAGATCTATCGGCTCATGGTCCTGACGCGCCGCGTGGATCAGGAATCGACGAACCTGCAGCGCCAGGGCGAACTCGGCGTCTACACGCCATCTCTTGGACAAGAGGCGGCACAAATCGGCGCCGCGTATGCGCTGCAGGACCAGGATTGGGTGTTCCCGTCCTACCGCGAATTGGGGTTCGCGCTGGCGCGCGGAATCGACCCGGCTCACATCATGCACTTGTTCCGAGGCACGTGGCACGGAGGACTGTGGGACTACCGCGAGCACCGTTTCGCCCCCTACTCGGTCCCGATCGCATCGCAAGCACTGCATGCTGTGGGGTTCGCGAAGGGGGCGAAGCTCGATGGAAAAGACTGCGTGACGATCGCGTGCTTCGGCGACGGGGCAACGTCCGAAGGCGATTTCCACGAGGCCTGTAACTTCGCCGGCGTGTGGCGCGCGCCGGTTGTGTTCTTCTGCCAGAACAACCAGTACGCGATCAGCGTTCCGCTCGCCAAGCAAACCGCGGCGATCGCCATCGCTCACAAGGCGCTCGGATACGGATTCCCCGGAGTGCGAGTAGACGGCAACGACGTCCTGGCGTGCTACGTCGTGGTCCGCGAGGCACTGCGGCGCGCGCGCGCCGGTGAAGGCCCGACGCTGGTCGAGGCGCTCACCTACAGGCGCGGACCGCACTCCACCGCCGACGATCCCACCCGCTACCGCAGCAACGAAGAACTGGCGAAGTGGGAAGCACTCGATCCGCTCGCCAGGTTCAGAAGTTACTGCGAAACCGAGCAAGTGCTGGACGAGGAGTTCGTTCAGCAGTGCAATGACGAAGGTGACCGAACAGCCACGCAACTTCGCCGCGATATCGTCGGCGCCGGCCCACTGGATCCGAAGCTGCTGTTCGAACACGTCTACAACGAAATGCCACCCACGCTCGTACGCCAGCAACAGGCGTACATACGCGAACACGAAGGAGGGATCTGA
- a CDS encoding Glu/Leu/Phe/Val dehydrogenase dimerization domain-containing protein, giving the protein MGVFDRLGSEYEQIVFAHEPTAGLRAIFAIHSTRLGPALGGTRIWPYTSEDAALTDVLRLSKAMAYKAAAAGLALGGGKAVIIGDPARDKTPDLLQAYGRHVERLGGKYLTTADAGTTVADLDLIATTTRYVTGTSHGSGDPSPMTAHGVLHGLAAVAQELWGDPSLEKRHVLIQGVGKVGGALARALAGTGARLSICDINREHAKALAEEIGARAVEADSAIAAECDILAPCALGPVVTDNTLGTLRCRAVAGAANNQLATPEHGRALAAAGILYAPDYVINAGGLINVEDELHGYDEARARAKTEAIAITLRDVFERARAAGITPGEAADRLAEARIRHGARALEDGTAPG; this is encoded by the coding sequence GTGGGCGTCTTTGATCGGCTGGGCAGCGAGTATGAGCAGATCGTGTTCGCACACGAACCCACTGCCGGACTTCGGGCAATCTTCGCGATTCACTCAACACGGCTGGGACCGGCCCTCGGGGGAACCCGAATATGGCCCTACACCAGCGAAGATGCCGCCTTGACCGACGTCCTTCGGTTGAGCAAGGCCATGGCCTACAAGGCCGCAGCCGCCGGCCTCGCGTTGGGCGGAGGCAAGGCCGTGATCATCGGCGACCCCGCCCGGGACAAGACTCCGGATCTGCTCCAAGCCTACGGTCGGCACGTCGAACGCCTCGGCGGGAAATACCTCACCACGGCCGACGCGGGAACGACGGTCGCAGACCTTGACCTGATAGCGACAACGACGCGTTACGTCACAGGGACCTCGCACGGTTCCGGGGATCCGTCTCCGATGACCGCACACGGAGTGCTTCACGGACTTGCTGCCGTCGCGCAGGAGTTATGGGGCGATCCGTCCCTGGAGAAGCGCCACGTCTTGATCCAGGGGGTCGGCAAGGTCGGGGGCGCGCTGGCGCGCGCGCTCGCGGGAACCGGCGCGCGCCTGAGCATCTGCGACATAAACCGCGAACACGCCAAAGCCCTGGCCGAGGAGATCGGCGCGCGCGCAGTCGAAGCGGATTCGGCGATCGCCGCCGAGTGCGACATCCTCGCGCCGTGCGCACTCGGGCCGGTCGTCACCGACAACACGCTCGGGACCTTGCGATGCCGCGCCGTCGCCGGAGCCGCCAACAACCAACTCGCGACGCCGGAGCACGGGCGCGCGCTCGCCGCGGCCGGGATCTTGTACGCGCCCGACTACGTCATCAACGCCGGAGGCCTCATCAACGTCGAAGACGAGCTTCACGGCTACGACGAGGCACGGGCGCGCGCCAAGACCGAGGCGATCGCCATCACGCTTCGCGACGTGTTCGAGCGCGCGCGCGCGGCGGGAATCACACCGGGGGAGGCCGCCGACCGTCTAGCGGAAGCGCGCATCCGCCACGGTGCTCGCGCCCTGGAAGACGGCACGGCTCCCGGCTAG
- a CDS encoding branched-chain amino acid ABC transporter permease — protein sequence MKAVLDVLVIGLQNGAIYSLVALGLVLVYKATRVLNFAHGEVGTTAAFVAWVLIVGGDTERGALTPGALWWAAIPAVVVGVLLSMGVSTLIGRLRGSSAVTSLVATVAIALLLVATQLGFFRAQARRFPRFVEGSPCLRGAADGTCARELTIGSIVVSWHTLIILAVLGVTSLLLAAFFRTRWGTALLAMAQDPYAAELQGISVRRMTMLAWGMAGALAAIAGILGAGVFNQLTPGLMLGTFLIPGFTAAVLGGITSMAGAAVGGIVLGITVAAANQIVQSLRWNLPGPPHVAVLLVLMAVLLVRPRGLLGKEA from the coding sequence GTGAAGGCAGTACTCGACGTACTAGTCATCGGGCTCCAGAACGGAGCCATCTATTCTCTCGTGGCGCTCGGGCTCGTGCTCGTCTACAAGGCCACGCGGGTGCTGAATTTCGCGCACGGCGAGGTGGGTACGACCGCCGCGTTCGTTGCGTGGGTGCTCATCGTCGGCGGCGACACAGAGCGCGGTGCGCTCACGCCGGGCGCTCTGTGGTGGGCCGCGATCCCGGCAGTGGTCGTTGGAGTGTTGCTGTCGATGGGAGTCAGCACGTTGATCGGCCGTCTTCGCGGAAGCTCGGCGGTAACATCGCTGGTTGCGACGGTGGCGATTGCGTTGCTGCTCGTGGCAACGCAGCTCGGGTTCTTTCGCGCACAGGCTCGTCGATTCCCGCGGTTCGTCGAAGGCTCGCCGTGTTTGCGCGGAGCAGCCGACGGAACGTGCGCGCGCGAACTTACGATCGGCAGCATTGTGGTTTCTTGGCACACGTTGATCATTCTGGCCGTGCTCGGAGTGACGTCGTTGCTGCTTGCCGCCTTCTTCCGTACGCGATGGGGAACGGCGCTGCTGGCGATGGCGCAGGATCCTTACGCCGCCGAATTGCAGGGGATCTCGGTGCGGCGCATGACGATGCTGGCGTGGGGAATGGCCGGTGCGCTTGCGGCTATCGCCGGGATCCTCGGTGCAGGCGTGTTCAATCAGTTGACCCCGGGGTTGATGCTGGGGACGTTCCTAATTCCCGGCTTCACCGCGGCAGTGCTCGGCGGCATCACGTCGATGGCCGGTGCTGCAGTCGGCGGCATCGTCCTTGGGATCACCGTTGCAGCGGCGAACCAAATCGTGCAGAGCCTTAGGTGGAACTTGCCCGGTCCTCCGCACGTCGCGGTCTTGTTGGTGTTGATGGCTGTGTTGCTGGTGCGTCCACGCGGCCTGTTGGGGAAGGAAGCGTAG
- a CDS encoding ImmA/IrrE family metallo-endopeptidase yields the protein MEKDLKKIVRGILKNAAQKEPPTDLARVLAYLRIHHERPWHLSPDTWDALSAPARGRTRLVSGERIAGARRRWRLAHEIGHHVLHGAQPHLRAGTWETHELEYEADLFAAELLIPDPWIARAVGTQDPSHFDIDELARAFEVGRDELERRLRQLDLLPHVVLGRG from the coding sequence ATGGAGAAGGATCTTAAGAAGATCGTCCGAGGGATCCTGAAGAACGCGGCACAAAAGGAACCTCCGACAGATCTCGCACGTGTGTTGGCGTACCTTCGAATCCACCACGAACGCCCGTGGCATCTATCGCCGGACACCTGGGACGCGCTCAGCGCTCCCGCGCGCGGACGCACTCGACTGGTCAGCGGCGAGCGAATCGCCGGCGCGCGCCGGCGGTGGCGTCTGGCTCACGAGATCGGACACCACGTCCTGCACGGCGCGCAGCCGCATCTGCGCGCAGGAACCTGGGAAACTCACGAGTTGGAGTACGAAGCCGACCTGTTCGCCGCGGAACTGCTCATTCCCGATCCGTGGATCGCACGTGCCGTGGGGACGCAGGATCCAAGCCACTTCGACATCGACGAACTTGCGCGCGCCTTCGAAGTCGGACGTGACGAACTGGAGAGACGTTTGCGGCAGCTCGATCTTCTGCCGCACGTGGTCCTCGGACGTGGATGA
- a CDS encoding BldC family transcriptional regulator has product MKRDQSSGETLLTPAEVAALFRVDPKTVTRWAKAGKLSSIRTLGGHRRYRESEVMSLLEGVATHNS; this is encoded by the coding sequence ATGAAGCGCGACCAGTCATCTGGAGAGACGCTGCTTACTCCGGCGGAGGTTGCTGCGCTCTTCCGGGTGGACCCGAAGACGGTCACCCGTTGGGCGAAGGCCGGGAAGCTTAGTTCGATTCGGACCTTGGGCGGTCACCGCCGTTACCGCGAGTCCGAGGTAATGAGTCTTCTCGAGGGCGTGGCTACTCACAACAGCTAA
- a CDS encoding alpha-ketoacid dehydrogenase subunit beta — protein MPAATMAQALNEALRYCMRRDDRVLIMGEDVGPAGGVFRITDRLQAEFGEQRVFDTPLAESGIIGTGIGLAIYGFKPVCEIQFDGFTYPAFNQIISHLAKYRSRTMSKIALPMVVRIPYGGGIGAVEHHSESLEAYFAHTAGLKVVTPATPSDAFRLLVASIEDPDPVIFLEPKRRYWIREDVEFPIEGGLPLGRARVVREGTDVSIITYGPSVRTVEEAAREAARDDVSCEVIDLRSLMPLDLETIMTSVRKTGRAVVVTEAPVTGSFAAELAARIAEDDFLSLNAPVLRVGGWDIPYPPAKIEDLHIPDLDRVLDAVDAVLNY, from the coding sequence ATGCCGGCGGCCACGATGGCACAGGCCCTCAATGAAGCCTTGCGCTACTGCATGCGACGCGACGACCGCGTGTTGATCATGGGGGAGGACGTCGGCCCTGCGGGCGGCGTCTTCCGGATCACCGACCGCTTGCAGGCGGAATTCGGCGAGCAGCGCGTGTTCGACACACCGCTGGCGGAGTCCGGCATCATCGGCACCGGGATCGGCCTGGCGATATACGGCTTCAAGCCGGTGTGTGAGATTCAGTTCGACGGGTTCACCTACCCGGCGTTCAACCAGATCATCAGCCACCTTGCGAAATATCGCTCGCGCACAATGAGCAAGATTGCTCTTCCAATGGTCGTGCGAATCCCCTACGGCGGCGGCATCGGAGCCGTCGAGCACCACTCGGAATCACTCGAGGCGTACTTCGCGCACACCGCCGGGCTGAAGGTCGTCACGCCCGCAACGCCGTCGGACGCGTTCCGGTTGCTGGTCGCGTCGATCGAAGACCCCGACCCGGTGATCTTCCTTGAACCGAAACGCCGCTACTGGATCCGTGAGGACGTCGAATTCCCGATCGAGGGCGGACTGCCGCTCGGGCGCGCGCGCGTCGTCCGCGAAGGGACCGACGTGAGCATCATCACCTACGGTCCGAGCGTTCGCACCGTCGAAGAGGCCGCGCGCGAGGCCGCGCGCGACGACGTCTCGTGCGAGGTGATCGACCTTCGCTCGCTCATGCCGCTGGACCTGGAGACCATCATGACTAGCGTGCGAAAGACGGGGCGCGCGGTCGTGGTGACCGAGGCGCCGGTAACCGGCAGCTTCGCGGCGGAACTAGCCGCGCGCATCGCGGAAGACGACTTCCTTTCGCTGAATGCACCCGTGCTTCGCGTCGGGGGCTGGGATATTCCGTACCCGCCGGCAAAGATCGAAGACCTGCACATCCCGGATCTGGACCGCGTACTCGACGCCGTCGATGCGGTGCTCAACTACTGA
- the nifJ gene encoding pyruvate:ferredoxin (flavodoxin) oxidoreductase, with amino-acid sequence MTKRWVCTDGNEAAATIAYKLSEVIAIYPITPASPMGEFADAWAAADRPNLWGLVPEVFEMQSEAGAAGAVHGAVQKGTLSTTFTASQGLLLMLPNMFKLAGELTPAVIHVAARTLATHALSIFGDHSDVMSARTTGFAMLASSSVQEAHDMALIAHASTIRARVPFLHFFDGFRTSHEVNKIEMISDEDIAALIDMDAVRAHRAWGLSPDRPELRGTAQNPDVFFQAREAGNPWYLALPGIVREKMDLLAEQTGRRYNLVDYVGDPDAERVVVLMGSGVGAAEEAVAALRARGERVGVLKVRLFRPFPARELIDALPPSVRSIAVLDRTKEPGAIGEPLYQDIITALAEGQAAGTLPFSFPRVIGGRYGLSSKEFTPAMVKAVLDELAKPEPKNHFTVGIFDDVTHTSLEFDPSFSTEDDATVRAVFYGLGADGTVSANKSSVKIIGEDAGLFAQGYFVYDSKKSGSVTVSHLRFGPKPIESTYLIDRASFVACHQFGFLDRMDMLKLAMPGAVFLLNSPYGPGEVWEQIPVETQQDIIDKGLDLYVIDAYKVAHEAGMGGRINTVMQACFFALSGVLPKDEAIAEIKKSIVKSYGKRGQAVIDQNFAAVDASLAGLHRVAVPAEVVGTRRRRRAVPVEAPDFVQRVTSRMLIGEGDLLPVSALPPDGTFPVGTAKWEKRGIAQEIPIWDESICIDCGKCALVCPHAAIRMKIFDPADAAGAPAGFLMKDFANKQVPGKKLTIQVAPEDCTGCTVCVSVCPAKSKEDPSHLSINMEPIHDHLDRERENWEFFLTIPEVDSTLVAPGTIKGSQIRQPLIEFSGACSGCGETPYLKLMTQLFGDRVIVANATGCSSIYGGNLPTTPWTTNPEGRGVAWANSLFEDNAEFGLGMRVALDRQNAFARQLLRELEPAIGSDLVREILEASQESDADMAAQRARVARVKELLAGVNGDSAAKARDLAGLADELVRKSVWIVGGDGWAYDIGYGGLDHVLSTGRNVKVLVLDTEVYSNTGGQASKATPRAASAKFAAQGKATAKKDLGVMAMVYGNVYVAQIAMGADDMQTVRAFTEAEAWPGPALIIAYSTCIAHGFEMEDSMTHQKDAVATGYWPLYRYNPARAKPFKLDSKPPTQKVRDFALGETRFAMVSRDDPARFDDLIGQAQTDIEDRWAFYEHLANMERVPRGEVPEA; translated from the coding sequence ATGACGAAACGCTGGGTTTGTACCGACGGAAACGAAGCAGCCGCGACGATCGCCTACAAGCTCAGCGAAGTCATCGCGATTTATCCGATTACGCCCGCTTCGCCCATGGGGGAGTTCGCAGACGCGTGGGCTGCGGCCGACCGGCCGAACCTGTGGGGCCTGGTCCCCGAGGTCTTCGAGATGCAGAGCGAGGCCGGTGCCGCTGGGGCCGTCCACGGCGCGGTGCAAAAAGGCACGCTCTCCACGACCTTCACTGCGTCCCAGGGCTTGCTGCTCATGCTGCCCAACATGTTCAAGCTCGCGGGTGAGTTGACCCCTGCGGTCATCCACGTCGCGGCTCGAACGCTCGCGACCCACGCTTTGTCGATCTTCGGTGACCACAGTGACGTGATGTCGGCGCGCACCACCGGGTTCGCGATGCTCGCGTCCTCGTCGGTCCAGGAAGCGCACGACATGGCCTTGATCGCGCACGCGTCCACAATCCGCGCACGCGTGCCGTTCCTGCACTTTTTCGATGGATTCCGTACTTCGCACGAGGTCAACAAGATCGAGATGATCTCGGACGAGGACATCGCGGCGCTTATCGACATGGACGCGGTGCGCGCGCACCGGGCTTGGGGACTGTCCCCCGACCGGCCCGAGTTGCGTGGGACTGCGCAGAACCCCGACGTGTTCTTCCAAGCGCGCGAGGCCGGCAACCCCTGGTACTTGGCGCTGCCGGGCATCGTGCGCGAGAAGATGGATCTCCTCGCCGAGCAAACCGGTCGTCGCTATAACCTCGTGGACTACGTCGGCGACCCCGACGCCGAGCGCGTGGTCGTGTTGATGGGATCGGGAGTCGGCGCGGCCGAAGAGGCCGTCGCTGCCTTGCGCGCGCGCGGCGAGCGCGTCGGCGTGCTGAAGGTCCGGCTGTTCCGTCCGTTCCCCGCGCGCGAGTTGATCGACGCGTTGCCGCCGTCGGTGCGCTCCATCGCCGTGCTTGATCGCACCAAGGAGCCCGGTGCGATCGGCGAGCCGCTGTATCAGGACATCATCACGGCCCTTGCCGAGGGGCAGGCTGCTGGAACGCTGCCGTTCTCGTTCCCCCGGGTGATCGGTGGGCGCTACGGCTTGTCGTCCAAGGAGTTCACCCCGGCGATGGTCAAGGCCGTCTTGGACGAACTCGCCAAGCCCGAGCCGAAGAACCACTTCACCGTCGGCATCTTCGACGACGTGACGCACACGAGCCTGGAGTTCGATCCGTCTTTCTCGACCGAGGACGACGCGACTGTGCGTGCGGTGTTCTATGGGCTCGGCGCGGACGGAACCGTCAGCGCCAACAAGAGTTCGGTCAAGATCATCGGAGAGGACGCGGGACTGTTTGCGCAGGGCTACTTCGTCTACGACTCGAAGAAGTCCGGCTCGGTCACGGTTTCGCACTTGCGGTTCGGTCCGAAGCCGATCGAGTCGACCTACCTGATTGATCGCGCGAGTTTCGTCGCGTGTCACCAGTTCGGCTTCCTGGATCGCATGGACATGCTCAAGCTCGCGATGCCGGGCGCGGTGTTCTTGCTCAACAGCCCGTACGGTCCCGGCGAGGTGTGGGAGCAGATCCCGGTCGAGACGCAGCAGGACATCATCGACAAGGGGCTGGACCTTTACGTCATCGACGCATACAAGGTTGCCCACGAAGCAGGGATGGGTGGGCGCATCAACACCGTCATGCAGGCGTGCTTCTTCGCGCTGTCGGGAGTGCTGCCCAAGGACGAGGCGATCGCCGAGATCAAGAAGTCGATCGTCAAGAGCTACGGCAAGCGTGGGCAGGCGGTCATCGATCAGAACTTCGCCGCCGTCGATGCATCGCTCGCGGGGCTCCACCGCGTCGCGGTCCCAGCCGAAGTCGTCGGAACGCGTCGCCGTCGCCGTGCGGTTCCCGTCGAGGCGCCCGACTTCGTGCAGCGCGTGACTTCGCGCATGCTCATTGGTGAAGGCGACCTTTTGCCCGTGAGCGCGTTGCCGCCGGACGGGACGTTTCCGGTCGGTACGGCGAAGTGGGAGAAGCGAGGGATCGCGCAGGAGATCCCGATCTGGGACGAGAGCATTTGCATCGACTGCGGCAAGTGCGCGCTGGTGTGCCCTCACGCGGCGATTCGTATGAAGATCTTCGATCCGGCCGACGCCGCAGGTGCGCCCGCCGGCTTCTTGATGAAGGATTTTGCCAACAAGCAGGTTCCCGGCAAGAAGCTGACCATTCAGGTCGCGCCGGAGGACTGCACCGGGTGCACGGTGTGCGTGAGTGTGTGTCCGGCCAAGAGCAAGGAAGATCCTTCGCACCTGTCGATCAACATGGAGCCGATCCACGATCACTTGGATCGCGAGCGCGAGAACTGGGAGTTCTTCCTGACGATTCCCGAGGTGGATTCGACGTTGGTCGCTCCCGGGACGATCAAGGGTTCGCAGATTCGACAGCCGTTGATTGAGTTCTCCGGTGCGTGCTCGGGGTGCGGCGAGACGCCGTACTTGAAGCTCATGACGCAGTTGTTCGGCGATCGCGTGATCGTGGCGAACGCCACGGGTTGCTCGTCGATCTACGGCGGCAACTTGCCGACCACACCGTGGACGACCAACCCGGAAGGCCGCGGCGTCGCGTGGGCGAACTCGCTGTTCGAAGACAACGCGGAGTTCGGCCTGGGGATGCGCGTGGCGCTTGATCGCCAAAACGCTTTCGCCCGGCAGTTGCTGCGTGAACTGGAGCCGGCGATTGGGTCCGACTTGGTGCGCGAGATCTTGGAGGCGTCGCAGGAGAGCGACGCCGACATGGCCGCGCAGCGTGCGCGCGTGGCGCGCGTCAAGGAGTTGCTCGCCGGAGTCAACGGCGACTCGGCCGCAAAGGCGCGCGACCTAGCCGGCCTGGCGGATGAACTCGTTCGCAAGAGCGTGTGGATTGTCGGAGGCGACGGCTGGGCATATGACATCGGCTACGGCGGACTGGACCACGTGTTGAGCACGGGCCGCAACGTCAAGGTCCTCGTGCTCGACACTGAGGTGTACTCCAACACCGGCGGTCAGGCTTCGAAGGCCACGCCGCGCGCGGCCTCGGCGAAGTTCGCGGCGCAGGGCAAGGCTACGGCCAAGAAGGACCTCGGTGTGATGGCGATGGTGTACGGCAACGTGTACGTAGCGCAGATCGCGATGGGCGCCGACGACATGCAGACTGTGCGCGCGTTCACCGAAGCCGAAGCGTGGCCCGGACCGGCGCTGATCATCGCCTACAGCACGTGCATCGCCCACGGCTTTGAGATGGAGGACTCGATGACCCACCAGAAGGACGCGGTGGCGACCGGGTACTGGCCGCTGTACCGGTACAACCCGGCGCGCGCCAAGCCTTTCAAGCTCGACAGCAAGCCGCCGACCCAGAAGGTGCGCGATTTCGCGCTGGGTGAGACGCGGTTCGCGATGGTGTCGAGGGACGATCCGGCGCGCTTCGACGATCTGATCGGTCAAGCCCAAACCGACATCGAGGACCGGTGGGCGTTCTACGAGCATCTGGCGAACATGGAGCGCGTGCCCCGCGGAGAGGTGCCCGAAGCCTAG